Proteins co-encoded in one Amia ocellicauda isolate fAmiCal2 chromosome 11, fAmiCal2.hap1, whole genome shotgun sequence genomic window:
- the LOC136762697 gene encoding serine/threonine-protein kinase N2-like: MSYMMTIMLGLMGWQWCKSHLRKHGTSQHAEEEAGVELPETHSLTASSSHVIVEKSCSRPTSRTAQDAVICDKPEELDVPQPPSTEMRSRSVVEDFKYVAVLGRGAFGKVLLAEHVVTKEMVAVKALKKGDIIANGTVDRLQCERKILETVSSVRHPFLVNLIACVQTEVHVCFVMEYAAGGDLITHIQAGVFPEPRALFSAACVVHGLQFLHERKIVYRDLKLDNLVLDAAGYVKIADFGLCKEGVGYKDRTRTMCGTPDFYAPEVLTKSSYTRAVDWWGLGVVIFQMLVGETPFPGENRNQVLHNIVHMNVKYPGFLSSESIFIMKKLMKKNPSKRLGASKRGAEEVKKHPFFRSVDWQGLLEKKVKPPFVPTLKGSADVSNFDIAFTAEAPVLTPPQTPRVLTGEEEEKFQDFDFAADW, encoded by the exons ATGTCCTACATGATGACTATAATGTTGGGGCTCATGGGCTGGCAGTGGTGCAAGTCTCACCTGAGAAAACACGGCACCAGTCAACACGCAGAGGAAGAGGCTGGAGTGGAGCTGCCTGAGACACACagcctcactgcctcctccagcCACGTCATCGTGGAGAAGAGCTGCTCCCGGCCGACCAGCAGGACGGCCCAG GATGCAGTGATTTgtgacaaaccagaggagctcgaCGTTCCGCAGCCGCCTTCGACAGAGATGAG GAGTCGTTCTGTTGTCGAGGACTTTAAATACGTTGCTGTGCTCGGCCGAGGAGCttttggaaag gtgctgctgGCCGAGCACGTCGTGACCAAAGAAATGGTTGCGGTGAAGGCTTTGAAAAAAGGAGACATTATCGCCAATGGTACTGTCGACAG GCTCCAATGTGAGAGAAAGATTTTGGAAACCGTgagcagtgtgcggcacccTTTCTTGGTGAACCTGATCGCCTGCGTTCAGACGGAGGTTCATGTATGCTTCGTTATGGAGTACGCTGCGGGGGGAGACCTCATCACGCACATTCAAGCAGGAGTGTTTCCAGAGCCCCGGGCTCT attttctgctgcctgtgtggtgcacggcctgcagttcctgcacgagcggaagatcgtatacag ggacttaaagctggacaacttggtgcttgacgcagctggctatgtcaaaattgcagACTTCGGTCTGTGTAAGGAAG GTGTGGGCTATAAAGACCGAACTAGAACAATGTGCGGCACCCCAGACTTTTACGCCCCAGAAGTCCTCACCAAATCATCgtacacccgggcagtggactggtgggggctgggtgtggtcatctttcagatgctggttggcGAG actcctttcccgggtgaaaatagaaaccaggtgcttcacaatattgtgcacatgaaTGTGAAGTATCCTGGGTTCCTCTCGTCAGAGTccatcttcatcatgaaaaag ctcatgaagaaaaatcccagcaagcgccttggggccagtaaacgcggtgcagaggaagtaaagaagcatcccttcttcaga agtgtggattggcaagggcttctggaaaagaaggtgaagcctccctTCGTACCCACCCTTAAAGGCAGCGCAGACGTCAGCAATTTTGACAtagcttttactgcagaagccccagtcctgactccgcCTCAGACACCCAGGGTCCTCactggggaggaggaggaaaagtTCCAAGACTTTGACTTTGCAGCAGATTGGTAA